Within Spinacia oleracea cultivar Varoflay chromosome 4, BTI_SOV_V1, whole genome shotgun sequence, the genomic segment AATAATACAAAGCAAACTGAATCTCCGGCCACTGTCAGCTCAATTAATGAAAAAGGAAATACCATTTACTCAATTTCActcttttttaaaataaaaaataaaaaataaaaaataaaatttatttgcaTTAAAATTGTTTTTAAATCTATTCTTGTAAGAGTTGTAACAATTCCTTAAGAAAAAATACTTTGTTACAAGTTTACAACATTACAAGTTTACAATAGTTAAGTCCAACGTGATTACGTGAATGAGTTGTTTATACCACCGTGGAAAATATTAGGTAAAGAGGACGCAcaatagttattaattattttcgtcCATTATAAGCGATGCATGCATAGTACTGAAACAGCTTCTATAGGATACAATCAAGAATTGGAGATTGTCGTTTTAATTATCCGAGAGATGACGAGCTGAGTTGACATACAGGATTACAAAATGAAGCTAACataatttctattttctttaattgGATGGTCTTTAGTTGACATCATCTTCGAGTTCTACCCCTACTAGCATCATCGATTTTGAATCTAtggtactccctctgtatttttttaagggatacacttgccttttccggccgtatttatttaaaagatacacttgccatttttagtaacttatcaactccatcatctaattaaataatacatctaatataccctatcacccaccatcctattaaacaaatattttcataaactcACCCAaccctccacccaccaaaatgacatggtccccgcatatttaattattaaaatatctatcaaaccccacttgctttattattttatttcattcaattattcttcttaatacccgtgcccggccaagtgtatctcttaaaaaaaatacggagtaaaacATTAAAGTACGGGGCATCCTATTTCAATATATAGAGATAATTAATCACAAATTCTTGTAAAGGATGGATAAAAGATAAAAGTTAAGTTGAATGGTTGATACGTACATCCCATCAAAGAATTCTTTCCCAAAATAATCACACCCCAACGTCCCCACCCCAAAGAGCCAAAGAGGTGATAATAACTCCTATAAATAAATGCTTTTACCAGGACACATCTAATAtcacatgacaaaacaacaacaacaacaacaacaacaaaaaacagtgaaaatttaaaaatctgtcataaataGAATTGAAGGAAGAAACTAATAAGtgtaaaaaaccaaaaaaataaataaaaatggagTTCTTCTGTTTCCTAGTAGATCAAAAGAGGGAGATGCAAAGCCAGAGACCGGTGGCGGGGTTGTGTTCCCGGTGTGGCGCGGCCGCTAGAGTGGCGGACATGAAGACGGCCACCAGATTTTGTTTCGTCCCGTTTTATTTCAAGTATTGGAAAGCTATCATTTGTACTTTTTGTGGTGCCACTCTGAAATCCTAtggtaactaattaattccattatGTTTTTCATGCATTTCTTATAATAtcttaactagtgtgtggctcgggcgATGTCTCGGTTGCTATATTGAATaactaaagttttagatttttcttgagctcaatatttgaccaaaatacttgtattctttagaatgaaaaatatttgttaatttcgtcaactacacaggcacgctaagtcatttatcatggcaagtaagtattcaatcatatcatcttacaatttgtataatttgttttctcgtgGAACTAAGTGTGTCAAATtagtaaacaccaaattagatatatatgcaGCTATGTAAGACAATCCTATAGTTGattcttatgagacttatgacatcaggTTTCTTCACGGTTGtcataatgctttaattttttccccttttcaaaatagtccatagaaattaataagtcacataaatatttatttgttttagatttcatgtgaacatttatttataaattaatgtgaagagataaaccacaattggtggttggttaagatggtaatgagaattatcatCCAAACTGGATGTCTGGTgttcgaacctcattgtattgatttttggttgtccattACATAATACATGGTgattggtgagtggatgatgtggcgtgagaagagtactacgtgacacatatacattttccacaacgccttttaatatattagtatactccctccgtcccggaatacttgacctgttttccttatcgggccgtcccttaatacttgacctgtttctaaaaatggaaatattctaacaatattatatcatttctcactccacccctattaacccacccaccccctactccatacaaaaaataattaaaaattcaacccctactctcccccaaccccacctcttaacccacatcccactaactacattaaaataataccccactatcaactactacctattaaattaaataagtcaattcaagttccttaaactatgtgccggtcaaaccgggtcgagtattccgggacggagggagtagatgttatgagtttttttttttatatacgaagtattacttCCTTTGTAAATTTTGCATCCTCATTTTGAAGTACTATTAACTTATTGAGAGTGATGAAATGTTAAGGCTAGTGTTATTTAGTGGTTGAGAAGAAAATACATTGATATAATCCGTAATTATTGGCCGGGGAATTTAGTGTTTTGATACTCTTAATTAATCTTCTATGAAAACGCAAGGAAAAAGTGAACATTCGAAGATTCTGACCGTAATGGAACACCTAATAGTACGGGTCTTGATCTTAACTACGGAGTAGTACGGATGCATGATGTGTTCACaatttttactttcttttttgttGTTCTCATTTACTTTAATATTTGGGGCCGGGAAGAAGGATTTCACCAAAGAAAAGTGTCCAATTAATTAGAGGAAGTACAAGcccatatcagatatgtatgtgcaaatacatatcagaataaaagacaaaatagaaaaatgacaaaaaagaaattaattggtatttttaaacaaaaatggtactttttttttacagaattgtACTTTTTTTTCCAGAATGATACTTCctcttttgtcttttagctatttgtcttttagttgatatgtgtgtttccacacatatctgatatgcgaaaaaacaacctcaATTAATTAAGGGTTTGGTTGTGGTCCATTCCCTAACAAAATTGAAGGTCAAACAAATGTAGGTTAATTAAACTTCGTAGTTTGCATGAGTGCATGGCCATGGGGTGTAAAAGGCAAATCAATTGAACTCCTATTTGCTATgtccctgtttagttcaccttatttcagtaccttattacttatttaagATTCaattagatcagatcagatcatatcagaaAAAAAATAAGCTCAAGTTCAAATCATATCagaaaaaataatttcagatcagatcagaaaaaataagctCGGTtcatattaaattattattattattattattattattattattattattattattattattattattattattattattggtatatatttatattattgttattattactattattgcttttataagaaaaatattgttgttgTCTAGATCTGAATCGATATGTCTAGATCAAAACCGATATGACCAGATTATGTCCAAATTATAACTAATCTTGTACATATCATGTGCAGATCAAAAccaatctgtacagatcatgtacaGATCaaaaccaatatgttcagatcagaaatGATTTATACAAATCATGTACATATCAGAATCCATCTATATAGATCATGTACAGACTATcaatatgtccagatcataaccaaATTTTACAGATCATGTTCATATCAGAATCAATATGTGTATATCATAATCGATCGgtacagattatgttcagatccGAACCGATAaaccc encodes:
- the LOC110803539 gene encoding uncharacterized protein, yielding MEFFCFLVDQKREMQSQRPVAGLCSRCGAAARVADMKTATRFCFVPFYFKYWKAIICTFCGATLKSYGN